From the genome of Anoxybacillus amylolyticus, one region includes:
- a CDS encoding lmo0954 family membrane protein, protein MLKKIGWLFLGGIAVFVLMFHLGPLVALAISLAILYYAVKKFFKADSAFGKIVWALIGLAALMASVSNVPALIAIVAAYVLYVVYKKWNEPKEVVQVVDDPFVHFEKQWAELQKHY, encoded by the coding sequence TAAAAAAAATCGGATGGTTGTTTTTAGGCGGTATAGCGGTGTTCGTGCTTATGTTTCACCTCGGTCCGCTTGTTGCATTAGCGATCAGTTTGGCGATTTTGTATTATGCGGTGAAAAAGTTTTTCAAAGCCGATTCGGCGTTTGGCAAAATCGTTTGGGCGCTCATTGGCTTGGCTGCGCTGATGGCGAGCGTATCGAATGTGCCAGCGCTTATCGCCATTGTAGCCGCGTATGTGCTTTATGTCGTGTATAAAAAATGGAACGAACCGAAAGAAGTAGTACAAGTGGTTGACGATCCGTTCGTCCATTTTGAAAAACAATGGGCAGAACTACAAAAACATTATTAA
- a CDS encoding PspA/IM30 family protein produces the protein MGLLSRVKTMIAADIHEWLDEKEKKNPIAVLNEYLRQCEQEVEKVRKLLERQYLLKEQFTREYREAMQLAEKRKKQADIASKAGESELFAFASHEQMQYEERAMRLKQLLEQTNEQLLELEKKYEQMKHQLKDMHMRRMELMGRENIARAHYRMNRILDGYTSPALSTFADTESYLERLEQRVQSDYYRHTIDARIAELEKRLQQEQ, from the coding sequence ATGGGTTTACTTTCTCGCGTGAAAACGATGATTGCGGCAGATATTCATGAATGGTTAGATGAAAAGGAAAAGAAAAATCCAATTGCGGTGCTAAATGAATACTTACGCCAATGCGAACAAGAAGTAGAAAAGGTACGGAAGCTGCTTGAGCGCCAATACTTATTGAAAGAGCAGTTTACGCGCGAATATCGCGAAGCTATGCAGCTTGCGGAGAAGCGGAAGAAACAGGCGGATATTGCCTCAAAAGCTGGTGAGTCGGAGTTGTTTGCGTTTGCGTCTCATGAGCAAATGCAGTACGAAGAGCGAGCGATGCGATTAAAGCAACTGTTGGAGCAAACAAACGAACAGTTATTGGAACTAGAAAAGAAATACGAGCAAATGAAACATCAATTAAAAGATATGCATATGCGCCGCATGGAGCTGATGGGGCGAGAAAATATCGCACGGGCGCATTACCGTATGAACCGTATATTAGACGGGTATACAAGCCCAGCGCTTTCTACGTTTGCGGATACGGAGTCGTATTTAGAGCGCCTCGAGCAACGAGTGCAATCAGATTATTATCGCCATACGATTGACGCGCGCATTGCGGAATTAGAAAAGCGGTTGCAGCAAGAGCAATAA
- the liaF gene encoding cell wall-active antibiotics response protein LiaF — protein MNQQKTTDYVSWVVLLALMMLAFEISFFHPGIVFSVLFSAWLIYIGRKKWHRKLGKIVFWLGCLGLVVHVFTMITVRFLLVALLFYAIIQFAQSKRHPIVIRPERKTSDRETEGVFRQPLFQNMLFGRQKTPEHAYEWSDVNIQTGIGDTVVDLSYAVVPKGEAVIVIRGWIGNVHIFVPYEMEVSVVHSVLFGAASIFSRETERLWNQTFIYQTPAYETAEQKLKIITSMAIGNVEVKRI, from the coding sequence GTGAATCAACAAAAAACGACCGACTATGTGAGTTGGGTTGTGCTCCTTGCGCTTATGATGTTGGCGTTCGAAATTTCGTTTTTTCATCCAGGCATTGTCTTTTCCGTTCTTTTTTCGGCATGGTTGATTTATATAGGGAGAAAAAAATGGCATCGGAAACTTGGGAAAATCGTCTTTTGGCTTGGGTGCTTAGGTCTTGTTGTGCATGTGTTCACGATGATCACAGTCAGATTTTTACTTGTCGCGCTACTGTTTTATGCCATCATCCAATTTGCGCAGTCCAAGCGCCACCCTATCGTTATTCGTCCGGAGAGGAAAACAAGTGATCGAGAAACAGAAGGCGTTTTTCGTCAACCACTTTTTCAAAACATGTTGTTCGGTCGGCAAAAAACGCCCGAGCATGCTTATGAATGGAGCGATGTGAACATCCAAACAGGCATTGGCGATACAGTCGTTGATTTAAGCTATGCGGTCGTTCCGAAAGGAGAAGCGGTGATCGTTATCCGCGGCTGGATTGGCAACGTGCACATTTTTGTTCCATATGAAATGGAAGTGAGCGTCGTCCATTCTGTGCTGTTTGGGGCAGCGTCTATTTTTTCAAGAGAAACGGAGCGACTATGGAATCAAACGTTTATTTATCAAACGCCAGCGTATGAAACGGCTGAGCAGAAGCTAAAAATCATCACCTCGATGGCGATTGGAAATGTTGAGGTGAAACGAATATGA
- a CDS encoding sensor histidine kinase — translation MSRHIVGALLLAFTVSVVLFLSYVFTFPPAEWSVLWNETVLGVPFVVFLFMASGFIGVLFGVSFDWFWRKQWRAIEHALLQIEQGNTELSRQHTAKELGDVWERIDKLQKHWFEQTKLTQKLVTEKVENEEELIERIISEERNRLARELHDSVSQQLFAASMMMSALMETYAGNEQAKKQLKLVEQMIHQSQLEMRALLLHLRPVQLKGKSLQDGIRELLTELAQKLPMEMKWKIEDVALDRGVEDHLFRILQESVSNTLRHAKATMLEVLLLERDGFVILRVSDDGVGFDVERTKSGSYGLQHMYERAAEIGGTLKIVSVKNKGTRLEVKVPLV, via the coding sequence ATGAGCCGACATATCGTTGGGGCACTTCTACTTGCTTTTACCGTTTCGGTTGTATTATTTCTTTCATATGTTTTCACGTTTCCGCCTGCGGAGTGGTCGGTACTATGGAACGAAACGGTGCTTGGGGTGCCATTTGTCGTTTTTTTATTTATGGCAAGCGGGTTTATTGGCGTGCTTTTTGGGGTTTCGTTCGATTGGTTTTGGCGAAAACAATGGCGAGCGATTGAACATGCGTTGCTTCAAATCGAACAAGGGAATACAGAGCTATCGCGTCAACATACAGCAAAAGAACTCGGTGATGTATGGGAAAGAATCGACAAGTTGCAAAAACATTGGTTTGAACAAACGAAACTCACGCAAAAATTAGTGACAGAAAAAGTGGAAAACGAAGAAGAACTGATCGAGCGAATTATTTCAGAAGAACGAAATCGGCTAGCACGCGAATTGCACGATTCCGTGAGCCAGCAACTATTTGCGGCGTCGATGATGATGTCCGCGCTGATGGAAACATATGCAGGAAACGAACAAGCGAAAAAGCAATTGAAGCTCGTCGAACAAATGATTCACCAATCGCAACTGGAAATGCGGGCATTATTGCTCCACTTACGTCCCGTGCAGCTGAAAGGAAAGTCGCTTCAAGATGGAATAAGAGAGCTATTGACGGAACTTGCCCAAAAATTGCCGATGGAGATGAAGTGGAAAATAGAAGATGTGGCGCTTGATCGTGGGGTGGAAGATCATTTATTTCGCATTTTACAAGAATCGGTGTCCAATACGCTCCGTCATGCGAAAGCGACGATGTTAGAAGTGTTGTTGCTTGAGCGGGATGGGTTTGTCATTTTGCGCGTGTCGGATGATGGTGTGGGCTTTGATGTCGAACGAACAAAAAGCGGCTCTTACGGGTTGCAACATATGTACGAACGAGCGGCCGAAATCGGGGGAACGTTAAAAATCGTTAGTGTAAAAAATAAAGGAACTCGACTAGAAGTGAAAGTACCGCTTGTGTAA
- a CDS encoding response regulator transcription factor, which yields MIKILLVDDHEMVRLGVSAYLSAQPDMEVVGEAESGEKGVELALQLRPDIILMDLVMEPMDGIEATKQIISAWPEAKIMIVTSFLDDDKVYPAIEAGAVSYMLKTSKASEIANAIRATFHGQSVFEPEVTGKMMSSRRKQSLPHEQLTSREMEVLLLMAQGKTNQEIAEELFISLKTVKVHVSNILAKLDVQDRTQAVIYAFKHGLVK from the coding sequence GTGATTAAAATATTGCTTGTCGATGACCATGAGATGGTGCGGCTTGGCGTTTCCGCCTACTTGTCGGCTCAACCGGATATGGAAGTTGTTGGGGAAGCAGAAAGCGGAGAAAAAGGGGTTGAACTCGCGCTTCAACTTCGCCCAGATATTATTTTAATGGACTTAGTGATGGAGCCGATGGACGGTATTGAAGCGACGAAACAAATTATCAGCGCTTGGCCGGAAGCGAAAATTATGATTGTGACAAGTTTTTTGGATGATGATAAAGTATATCCGGCGATTGAAGCCGGTGCAGTAAGCTATATGTTGAAAACGTCGAAGGCAAGCGAAATTGCGAATGCCATTCGTGCCACGTTCCATGGGCAATCGGTATTTGAACCAGAAGTGACAGGAAAAATGATGAGCAGTAGGCGAAAGCAATCGCTTCCCCATGAACAACTAACGAGTCGCGAGATGGAAGTGTTGCTATTAATGGCGCAAGGAAAAACGAACCAAGAAATTGCTGAGGAGTTGTTTATTTCATTAAAAACGGTGAAAGTCCACGTCAGCAACATTTTAGCGAAACTAGACGTCCAAGACCGGACGCAAGCGGTCATTTATGCGTTTAAACACGGATTGGTAAAATAA